Proteins from one Pseudarthrobacter sp. BIM B-2242 genomic window:
- a CDS encoding siderophore ABC transporter substrate-binding protein, with protein sequence MKKKLSSYLGALAAGAALLTMTACGGAATATPASEAASSITVEHAQGSTADVPVNPEKVFTFDLGVLDTLDALGVEPAGVPEASYPESLSKYADAKYEKIGSLKEPDFEAVSAGAPDLIIISGRTAGAYEELSKIAPTIDLSIDAKNPMESFKDQTKKLGTIFNKSADVEAKLADVDATIAETQSKAKDAGKGLIVLTSGGEVTAYGAGSRFGIIHDVLGVPTAADVKSEGSHGESVSFEYIKQVNPDLLYVINRDTAIGAEAAAANPVLDNELVQSTNAAKNNKVISLDPAAWYIVGYGLNNVQAMVEAVAASVA encoded by the coding sequence GTGAAGAAGAAGCTTTCGAGCTACCTGGGGGCACTGGCGGCGGGAGCTGCGCTTCTGACCATGACCGCCTGCGGCGGCGCTGCCACCGCAACCCCCGCCTCCGAGGCGGCCTCCAGCATCACGGTGGAGCATGCCCAGGGCAGCACCGCCGACGTGCCGGTCAACCCGGAGAAGGTCTTCACGTTCGATCTCGGCGTTCTGGACACACTCGACGCACTGGGCGTCGAGCCCGCCGGCGTCCCCGAGGCCAGCTACCCGGAGTCGCTCTCGAAGTACGCGGACGCGAAGTACGAGAAGATCGGTTCGCTGAAGGAACCCGACTTTGAAGCCGTCAGCGCCGGCGCCCCGGACCTCATCATCATTTCCGGCCGCACCGCCGGTGCCTACGAGGAACTGAGCAAGATCGCCCCCACCATTGACCTTTCCATCGATGCCAAGAACCCGATGGAGAGCTTCAAGGACCAGACCAAGAAGCTAGGCACCATCTTCAACAAGTCGGCGGACGTTGAAGCCAAGCTGGCTGACGTGGATGCCACCATCGCCGAGACGCAGTCCAAGGCCAAGGACGCCGGCAAGGGCCTGATCGTGCTGACCTCCGGCGGCGAAGTCACCGCCTACGGCGCGGGCTCGCGATTCGGCATCATCCACGACGTCCTGGGCGTTCCCACCGCGGCCGACGTCAAGTCTGAAGGAAGCCACGGCGAGTCCGTGTCCTTCGAATACATCAAGCAGGTCAACCCCGACCTCCTCTACGTCATCAACCGCGACACGGCCATCGGTGCCGAGGCCGCAGCCGCCAACCCGGTCCTGGACAACGAGCTGGTCCAGTCCACCAACGCCGCCAAAAACAACAAGGTCATCAGCCTGGACCCCGCTGCCTGGTACATCGTGGGCTACGGCCTGAACAACGTCCAGGCGATGGTTGAAGCCGTTGCCGCATCGGTGGCCTGA
- a CDS encoding DDE-type integrase/transposase/recombinase: MGWANQVSVDHSYAAAWDAGVMLASRRTWWRVAAQIEDQMLRPAIPTRTGKNRPPREKPVVMATGPGQVWSWDITDLYSPWRGRSFKAYSVLDIYSRRMVAWRVEEREADHLAVEMFETAIARYGAPRIVHADSGPAMRSNLLREALTGHGVELSHNRPYVSNDNPFSESGFRTMKYRPGYPRVFKEVEAARAYLADYVPWYNTQHKHSGIALFSPAEVHDGSWKEVWKTRDQALQRYYNKHPERFHQRPTTPAPASHAGINLPTTKTPTQQTQ; this comes from the coding sequence GTGGGCTGGGCCAACCAGGTCTCCGTTGATCATTCCTACGCGGCTGCCTGGGACGCGGGGGTGATGCTCGCTTCCCGCCGCACATGGTGGCGGGTCGCGGCGCAGATCGAGGACCAGATGCTGCGCCCCGCGATCCCGACCAGGACAGGGAAGAACCGGCCCCCGCGGGAGAAGCCCGTGGTGATGGCCACGGGCCCGGGGCAGGTCTGGTCCTGGGACATCACCGATCTGTATTCACCCTGGCGGGGACGGTCGTTCAAGGCCTACTCGGTCCTTGATATCTACTCCCGCCGCATGGTGGCCTGGCGGGTCGAGGAACGGGAGGCGGACCATCTCGCTGTGGAGATGTTCGAAACCGCGATCGCCCGGTATGGCGCACCGCGCATAGTTCACGCCGACTCGGGGCCGGCGATGCGATCAAACCTGCTCCGCGAAGCTCTCACCGGCCACGGCGTGGAGCTCTCCCACAACCGGCCCTACGTCTCGAACGACAACCCCTTCTCCGAGTCCGGGTTCCGGACCATGAAGTACAGGCCCGGCTACCCCCGTGTGTTCAAAGAAGTCGAGGCCGCCCGGGCCTACCTTGCCGACTACGTGCCCTGGTATAACACCCAACACAAACACTCGGGCATCGCACTGTTCTCGCCCGCCGAAGTCCATGACGGCTCATGGAAGGAAGTTTGGAAAACCCGGGACCAGGCACTACAGCGCTACTACAACAAACACCCCGAACGATTCCACCAGCGCCCAACGACACCAGCCCCAGCCAGCCATGCCGGAATCAACCTCCCGACAACAAAAACACCCACACAACAAACCCAATGA
- a CDS encoding integrase core domain-containing protein, protein MELSHNRPYVSNDNPFSESGFRTMKYRPGYPRVFKEVEAARAYLADYVPWYNTQHKHSGIALFSPAEVHDGSWKEVWKTRDQALQRYYNKHPERFHQRPTTPAPASHAGINLPTTKTPTQQTQ, encoded by the coding sequence GTGGAGCTCTCCCACAACCGGCCCTACGTCTCGAACGACAACCCCTTCTCCGAGTCCGGGTTCCGGACCATGAAGTACAGGCCCGGCTACCCCCGTGTGTTCAAAGAAGTCGAGGCCGCCCGGGCCTACCTTGCCGACTACGTGCCCTGGTATAACACCCAACACAAACACTCGGGCATCGCACTGTTCTCGCCCGCCGAAGTCCATGACGGCTCATGGAAGGAAGTTTGGAAAACCCGGGACCAGGCACTACAGCGCTACTACAACAAACACCCCGAACGATTCCACCAGCGCCCAACGACACCAGCCCCAGCCAGCCATGCCGGAATCAACCTCCCGACAACAAAAACACCCACACAACAAACCCAATGA